A genomic region of Colletotrichum destructivum chromosome 1, complete sequence contains the following coding sequences:
- a CDS encoding Putative zn(2)Cys(6) fungal-type DNA-binding domain-containing protein: protein MSLPQKRSRVILPALGAQPSSGSLPSTLVTAAAVAAAQQPSASGRGSGGGVSSDDSGNDPSAGSRNQSVDSSADPKPRAVSKRQVVAVACHSCRRRKAKCDGQRPKCQHCSKRGVECHYEANQGETVSLALKRKANDLETENTQYRDLFRMVCTKSGDEAKEIFRRIRFSGDPIRVLESIRQAEILLSLPTTNDRTLLEVGQDE, encoded by the exons ATGTCGCTTCCGCAAAAACGGAGTCGCGTTATTCTTCCTGCTCTGGGCGCCCAGCCCTCCTCTGGTTCTCTTCCGTCTACGCTGgtaacagcagcagcagtagcagcagcccAACAACCCTCAGCCTCTGGCCGCGGATCGGGCGGAGGAGTGAGCAGCGACGACTCAGGCAATGATCCCAGCGCTGGAAGCCGAAACCAGAGTGTCGATTCTTCAGCCGACCCAAAGCCGCGTGCTGTTTCCAAGCGACAGGTTGTTGCTGTCGCTTGCCATAGCTGTCGACGGAGAAAGGCCAAG TGCGATGGCCAACGCCCGAAATGCCAACACTGCTCCAAGAGAGGCGTCGAATGCCATTATGAAGCGAACCAGGGCGAGACCGTGAGTCTTGCGCTTAAGCGCAAAGCCAACGACTTGGAGACGGAAAATACCCAGTACAGAGACCTCTTCCGTATGGTCTGCACCAAGTCCGGAGATGAGGCAAAAGAGATTTTTCGGCGGATTCGGTTCTCAGGCGACCCCATCAGAGTCTTGGAGTCCATACGACAGGCAGAAATTCTGCTTTCCTTGCCGACGACAAATGACCGTACATTACTCGAGGTTGGCCAAGATGAATGA